A genomic stretch from Corynebacterium faecale includes:
- a CDS encoding acyl-CoA thioesterase has protein sequence MKSIEYILGLEEIDRDIYRGPVVKSALSRTFGGQVAAQALVAATRTVSDDFAVHSLHGYFLKGGKSDRPTTFLVDRIRDGRSFCSRMVKAIQDGDVIFSMQASFHIRGEEGIEHADIMRDIPGPDDIAPEVKPAHARRLLDEWSDWDIRVVPQDAFEHNPYTATEQAVWFRSKAELPDDPTFHVCTLAYMSDMTLLPGALTPHPGARVQMASLDHAMWFLRPFRADDWLLYDQRSPSASGGRALTHGRLFNQQGDLVAIVNQEGLTRTLREEGE, from the coding sequence TTGAAGTCAATCGAGTACATCCTCGGACTTGAGGAGATCGACCGGGATATCTACCGGGGCCCAGTAGTGAAGTCCGCGCTCTCGCGTACCTTCGGTGGACAGGTGGCGGCGCAGGCGCTGGTGGCTGCCACACGTACCGTCAGCGATGACTTTGCTGTGCATTCGCTCCACGGATATTTTCTCAAGGGAGGGAAATCCGACAGGCCCACGACCTTCCTCGTTGACCGGATCCGGGACGGTCGGAGTTTCTGCTCCCGGATGGTCAAGGCCATTCAGGACGGCGACGTCATCTTCAGCATGCAGGCAAGTTTCCACATCCGTGGTGAGGAAGGCATCGAACACGCTGACATCATGCGTGACATCCCCGGCCCGGATGATATCGCCCCGGAGGTCAAGCCGGCCCATGCCCGCAGGCTGCTGGATGAATGGTCTGACTGGGACATCCGCGTCGTGCCACAAGACGCCTTCGAGCACAATCCCTATACCGCGACGGAACAGGCCGTCTGGTTCCGTTCGAAGGCGGAACTGCCTGATGATCCGACCTTCCATGTGTGCACCCTTGCTTATATGTCGGATATGACCCTGCTGCCGGGAGCTCTGACGCCACATCCGGGCGCCCGGGTGCAAATGGCCTCCCTGGACCACGCCATGTGGTTCCTCCGGCCGTTCCGTGCTGATGACTGGTTGCTCTATGATCAGCGGTCACCATCGGCCTCGGGTGGCAGGGCGTTGACACACGGGCGACTGTTCAATCAGCAGGGGGATCTCGTGGCCATTGTCAATCAGGAGGGACTGACCAGGACCCTGCGGGAAGAAGGGGAGTAG
- the ruvC gene encoding crossover junction endodeoxyribonuclease RuvC yields the protein MNHEGLRVMGIDPGLTRCGLSVVQAGAGRTVYPVSVGVVRTPSDAELADRLLRLSQAVGEWMDDYTPDVIAIERIFERGNVSTVMNTAHAVGVLILAAAERGLPVHMYTPSEVKKAISGNGRADKKQMTVMITRILGLAEAPKPADAADALALAVCHCWRAPLLMRTRMTATELEHRRRQFQGKLGKAKSTLNARNTAVADGAESSARAGHPSQFQRPDRADPA from the coding sequence ATGAATCATGAGGGTCTGAGGGTGATGGGCATTGACCCCGGCCTGACCCGTTGTGGTCTGTCCGTGGTGCAGGCTGGTGCCGGCCGCACCGTCTACCCGGTGTCCGTGGGCGTTGTCCGTACCCCCTCCGATGCGGAACTCGCCGATCGGCTCCTCCGGCTGAGTCAGGCGGTGGGTGAGTGGATGGATGATTACACCCCCGATGTGATCGCCATTGAGCGTATCTTCGAGCGAGGCAATGTCTCCACCGTGATGAACACCGCCCATGCCGTCGGCGTGCTCATCCTGGCGGCCGCTGAGCGTGGACTTCCCGTGCACATGTACACACCCAGTGAGGTGAAGAAGGCCATCTCCGGTAACGGCCGCGCAGATAAGAAACAGATGACCGTGATGATCACCCGGATCCTCGGACTGGCGGAAGCCCCGAAACCAGCTGATGCCGCCGATGCACTCGCCCTGGCGGTATGCCACTGTTGGCGCGCTCCGCTGTTGATGCGCACCAGGATGACCGCCACCGAGCTGGAACACCGACGCCGGCAGTTCCAGGGCAAGCTGGGGAAAGCGAAATCCACTCTCAATGCGAGAAACACTGCGGTGGCTGACGGTGCGGAAAGCTCCGCGCGCGCCGGGCATCCCAGCCAGTTTCAGCGACCAGACCGCGCTGATCCCGCCTAG
- a CDS encoding YebC/PmpR family DNA-binding transcriptional regulator: MAGHSKWATTKHKKAANDAKRGKEFAKLVKNIEVAARMGGGDPSANPTLDDMIKKAKKASVPNDNIERARKRGSGEEAGGSDWVPIMYEGYGPNGVAVLIECLTDNRNRAATEVRTAMSKNGGNLGETGSVSYMFTRTGIVHVQKGELTEDDVLMAVLEAGAEEVHDLGELFEITCEPTDLEDVKAALADAGIEVEDSDSDFRASVEVPLDAEGARKIFRLVDALEESDDVQNVYTNVDLSDEVLAELEND, translated from the coding sequence ATGGCTGGCCACTCCAAATGGGCGACTACCAAGCATAAGAAGGCCGCGAACGATGCCAAGCGTGGCAAGGAGTTTGCCAAGCTGGTTAAAAACATTGAGGTTGCCGCACGCATGGGTGGCGGGGATCCTTCCGCCAACCCGACCCTCGATGACATGATCAAAAAGGCCAAGAAAGCCTCCGTGCCCAATGACAACATCGAACGTGCACGCAAGCGTGGATCCGGTGAAGAGGCCGGTGGCTCGGACTGGGTTCCCATCATGTACGAGGGTTACGGTCCCAATGGTGTCGCAGTCCTCATCGAGTGCCTCACTGACAACCGCAACCGCGCAGCCACCGAGGTGCGTACCGCCATGTCCAAGAATGGCGGCAACCTGGGTGAGACCGGTTCCGTGTCCTACATGTTCACCCGCACCGGCATCGTCCACGTACAAAAGGGCGAGCTGACCGAGGATGATGTGCTCATGGCCGTCCTGGAAGCCGGTGCGGAAGAGGTCCACGACCTGGGCGAACTCTTCGAGATCACCTGTGAACCGACCGACCTGGAGGACGTCAAAGCAGCGCTTGCCGACGCCGGCATTGAGGTCGAGGACTCGGACTCCGACTTCCGTGCCTCCGTCGAAGTTCCACTGGATGCGGAAGGTGCACGCAAGATCTTCCGTCTCGTGGATGCACTTGAAGAGTCCGACGATGTGCAGAACGTCTACACCAACGTCGATCTCAGCGATGAGGTCCTCGCAGAGCTGGAAAACGACTAG
- a CDS encoding DUF3817 domain-containing protein, with translation MSPKILHRAAAWLEMFTWTFLIIGMILKYSGTTEAVVPIAGGVHGFGFLCFVAMTITVWVNNRWTFAQGIAGLVVSVIPWAALPFTLWADKKGLLDQGWRFTTPEEQPTNLADKILAQLVRHPVRSILIILVLIAIVFTILITVGQPYDPDALVDSVN, from the coding sequence ATGTCGCCTAAAATTCTGCACCGTGCCGCAGCCTGGCTCGAAATGTTCACGTGGACTTTCCTCATCATCGGAATGATTCTCAAGTACAGCGGGACCACCGAGGCAGTGGTCCCCATCGCCGGCGGTGTCCACGGATTCGGTTTCCTCTGTTTCGTCGCCATGACCATCACGGTGTGGGTGAACAACCGGTGGACTTTCGCTCAGGGTATTGCCGGACTGGTGGTCTCGGTGATCCCCTGGGCCGCACTACCCTTCACCCTGTGGGCTGATAAGAAGGGCCTCCTGGATCAGGGGTGGCGCTTCACCACCCCGGAGGAGCAGCCCACGAACCTGGCGGACAAGATCCTGGCCCAGCTGGTGCGCCATCCGGTGCGGTCCATCCTCATCATCCTGGTCCTCATCGCCATCGTGTTCACCATTCTGATCACTGTGGGCCAGCCCTATGATCCCGATGCACTCGTGGATTCAGTGAACTAG
- the ruvA gene encoding Holliday junction branch migration protein RuvA — MIASLRGTVLSIGLGSVVIECQGVGYEVTTTPNTLSRLQRGEEAILLTTMVVREDAMKLYGFIDDQSREMFALLQTVTGLGPRLALACESVLSPVEIAQAIAGSDAKTLQRVPGVGKRMAERLIVELKDKVAAYTAGVVDEDTSTPTGQGAAPVVVVDQVTQALTGLGFTEKQADDAVATVLADDPGLDTSAALRAALAKLGGK, encoded by the coding sequence ATGATCGCCTCATTGCGCGGCACCGTCCTCAGCATCGGACTGGGTTCCGTGGTCATTGAATGTCAGGGAGTGGGTTATGAGGTGACCACCACGCCCAACACCCTGTCCCGCCTGCAACGCGGTGAAGAAGCCATCCTGCTGACCACCATGGTGGTCCGTGAAGATGCCATGAAGCTCTACGGCTTCATCGATGATCAGTCCCGTGAGATGTTCGCTCTCCTGCAGACGGTCACCGGCCTGGGGCCACGTCTGGCACTCGCATGCGAATCCGTGCTCAGCCCGGTGGAGATCGCCCAGGCTATCGCCGGATCGGATGCCAAAACCCTTCAGAGAGTCCCGGGAGTGGGCAAACGCATGGCGGAGCGCCTCATCGTGGAGTTGAAGGACAAAGTGGCCGCCTACACCGCGGGTGTGGTCGATGAGGACACCTCCACACCCACCGGGCAGGGTGCTGCGCCGGTTGTGGTGGTTGATCAGGTGACCCAGGCCCTCACCGGTCTCGGGTTTACAGAGAAACAGGCTGATGACGCAGTGGCCACCGTGCTCGCCGATGACCCAGGTCTGGATACCTCGGCGGCGCTGCGGGCCGCCCTGGCTAAACTTGGCGGAAAATAG
- the secD gene encoding protein translocase subunit SecD, with protein sequence MARQKKSAVSAWEAWPKRAIALFVLILFGIYALVFFTGDRSGTPKLGIDLQGGTRVTLVPQGAEPTQDQLAQARIILENRVNGMGVTGASVVTDGNTLVITVPGEDVAQAQALGQTSQLLFRPVGQAGMPDMETLMPVLEDMANRWVEYNVITEEQANTALSEMHTAVEQSAETPPEGEAAEDEAADDAEAATTPAPTVTAEPLPEPANSIEATELRQEVTEMLRTDRQSTDPTNQIAASSLMQCVSGEMDPIAGTDDPRLPLVACDRSSGGVYILDPAPLLQGETDEEDGARLTGNEIDTDRPITGGFNSQTGQMEINFAFKSGSGEQGSASWAALTSEYLQQQVAITLDSEVISAPVIQSPTPVGSATSITGDFTQTEAQDLANNLRYGALPLSFAGESGERGGTTTTVPPSLGAASLQAGLIAGVVGIVLVAIFVFAYYRLFGFVSLFTLVAAGALVYGSLILLGRWIGYSLDLAGIAGLIIGIGTTADSFVVFYERIKDEIRDGRSFRSSAPRAWERAKRTIVTGNMVTLIGAVAIYLLAVGEVKGFAFTLGLTTVFDILVTFLVTAPLVILASRKPFFAKTSVNGMARVYTLVEERRANGELDELHHAGDTLVAATASSDTPGSIEKEQR encoded by the coding sequence TTGGCTCGGCAGAAGAAGAGTGCCGTTAGTGCCTGGGAGGCGTGGCCGAAACGTGCAATTGCGCTGTTCGTACTCATTCTCTTCGGTATCTATGCGCTCGTATTTTTTACAGGTGACCGTTCGGGCACACCGAAACTCGGAATTGATCTGCAGGGTGGTACCCGTGTGACCCTGGTTCCCCAGGGTGCGGAACCGACCCAGGACCAGCTGGCACAGGCACGTATCATCCTGGAAAACCGTGTGAACGGCATGGGTGTCACCGGTGCCAGTGTGGTTACTGACGGCAACACGCTGGTGATCACTGTTCCGGGTGAGGATGTCGCGCAGGCGCAGGCCCTCGGCCAGACCTCACAGCTGCTGTTCCGCCCCGTCGGACAGGCGGGTATGCCGGACATGGAGACCCTGATGCCGGTCCTGGAGGATATGGCGAACCGGTGGGTTGAATACAATGTGATTACCGAGGAGCAGGCCAACACGGCACTTTCGGAGATGCACACCGCCGTGGAACAGTCCGCTGAGACCCCACCAGAAGGTGAGGCAGCTGAAGACGAGGCAGCAGACGACGCTGAGGCCGCGACCACCCCGGCACCGACCGTGACCGCGGAACCGCTTCCGGAGCCCGCTAACTCCATCGAGGCGACGGAGCTTCGTCAGGAAGTCACGGAGATGCTCCGCACGGACCGTCAGTCCACTGATCCCACTAATCAGATCGCGGCGAGTTCCCTCATGCAGTGTGTCAGCGGTGAGATGGATCCGATCGCCGGCACCGATGACCCCCGTCTGCCGCTGGTGGCGTGTGACCGTTCCTCCGGAGGTGTCTATATCCTTGATCCCGCCCCGCTGCTCCAGGGCGAGACCGATGAGGAGGACGGCGCCCGTCTGACGGGTAACGAGATTGATACCGACCGTCCGATCACGGGTGGTTTCAACTCACAGACCGGTCAGATGGAAATCAACTTCGCCTTCAAGTCAGGATCCGGTGAGCAGGGTTCAGCCTCCTGGGCGGCCCTGACCAGTGAATATCTGCAGCAGCAGGTCGCCATCACCCTGGACTCCGAGGTCATCTCGGCGCCGGTGATCCAGTCGCCCACCCCGGTTGGCAGCGCCACCTCGATCACGGGTGATTTCACCCAGACAGAGGCCCAGGATCTGGCCAACAACCTGCGGTATGGTGCACTGCCACTGAGCTTCGCCGGTGAAAGTGGTGAGCGTGGCGGAACCACCACCACGGTTCCACCGTCACTGGGTGCGGCCTCCCTGCAGGCCGGTCTCATCGCCGGTGTCGTGGGTATCGTTCTGGTGGCGATCTTCGTGTTCGCCTACTACCGGCTCTTCGGTTTCGTCTCGCTGTTCACTCTGGTCGCCGCAGGTGCCCTGGTGTACGGTTCGCTCATCCTGCTGGGCCGGTGGATCGGTTATTCCCTGGATCTCGCGGGAATCGCCGGTCTGATCATCGGTATCGGTACCACCGCTGACTCCTTCGTGGTGTTCTACGAACGTATCAAGGATGAGATCCGTGATGGACGATCCTTCAGGTCGTCCGCGCCACGTGCCTGGGAGAGGGCAAAGCGCACCATCGTCACCGGCAACATGGTGACACTGATCGGTGCGGTCGCCATCTATCTGTTGGCAGTGGGCGAGGTCAAGGGCTTCGCGTTCACCCTCGGCCTGACCACCGTCTTCGATATTCTGGTGACATTCCTGGTCACCGCGCCACTGGTCATTCTGGCATCACGTAAGCCGTTCTTCGCCAAGACATCAGTCAACGGCATGGCCCGTGTGTACACGCTGGTGGAGGAGCGTCGTGCAAACGGTGAGCTCGATGAGCTGCATCACGCCGGTGACACTCTGGTTGCTGCCACGGCCAGCTCTGATACCCCCGGTTCGATTGAGAAGGAGCAGAGGTAA
- a CDS encoding glycine betaine ABC transporter substrate-binding protein, translating to MKIHYGRINESFHQVAAAVVEEVLLRLGHDVVVHEGPHPEMYPKLASGEHQLFADAWLPGGHAMYWAGIKEQVINVAPLYGDAKFFWAVPDYVDASITSLEDLAREEVADTFTTRIVQGTGSYAGLTVMGNELLTTYGLEALGWTQPSGDIDKVIDTVNTRIAARENFVTPLWQPMFLNEAHDLRPLADPKGAFPAPDEACLLAHKDFWAECDERTRVALQRIRFTAADVNEMDLYVQRDGLDILPAVRRWADNNTGTVEGWLQD from the coding sequence ATGAAGATCCACTATGGACGAATCAACGAATCCTTCCATCAGGTTGCCGCGGCCGTTGTCGAAGAGGTGTTGCTCCGCCTCGGTCATGACGTTGTGGTCCACGAGGGCCCGCACCCGGAGATGTATCCGAAACTGGCCAGTGGGGAGCACCAGTTGTTTGCTGATGCCTGGCTGCCTGGAGGGCACGCCATGTACTGGGCAGGTATCAAGGAGCAGGTCATCAATGTTGCCCCGCTCTATGGCGACGCCAAGTTCTTCTGGGCGGTGCCTGATTATGTCGATGCGTCGATCACCTCGCTCGAGGATCTCGCTCGTGAAGAGGTCGCCGATACCTTCACCACCCGCATCGTGCAGGGGACCGGCTCCTACGCCGGCCTGACCGTCATGGGCAATGAGCTATTGACAACCTACGGACTTGAGGCACTGGGATGGACACAGCCGTCCGGGGATATCGATAAAGTCATCGACACCGTGAACACCCGTATCGCAGCCCGCGAAAATTTCGTGACCCCGCTGTGGCAGCCGATGTTTCTCAACGAGGCCCACGACCTGCGCCCGCTGGCTGATCCGAAGGGAGCATTCCCTGCACCTGATGAGGCCTGCCTGCTCGCGCACAAGGATTTCTGGGCCGAGTGCGACGAGCGCACCCGGGTGGCGCTGCAACGCATCCGCTTCACCGCCGCGGACGTCAATGAAATGGATCTGTATGTCCAGCGTGACGGACTCGACATCCTCCCCGCTGTTCGTCGGTGGGCTGATAACAACACCGGCACGGTGGAGGGTTGGCTGCAGGACTAG
- the secF gene encoding protein translocase subunit SecF, whose amino-acid sequence MSTIQTEKKSRGTFNSLYTGEGGIDFIGKSKLWYWITGILLILSILFIALRGFSLSIDFEGGTKMNLPAADHSVEAVEETFTDATGITPTMVQVVGSGDARILEIHSERLNDDQIETARLAIYEEFEPLNSEGVATPDAIGNSTVSESWGSTITQRMLIALVVFLVLAAAYIGVRLEREMAVAAMVALLVDAVVIAGIYATIGFEVSPATVIGLLTVLTFSIYDTVVVFDKVRENTEGYEHSLRRTYSEQANLAVNQTFMRSISTTIISALPIIALMVVAVGLMGVGTLKDLALIQLIGVIEGTFSSVFLATPILVYLKNRSAKTKRHNAAVAAARNPELVDATVTAASVSAGDTPLDPTVGGKRTVAKPIAPDNPGQSGGTWRPGRS is encoded by the coding sequence ATGAGCACTATCCAAACCGAGAAGAAGTCCCGGGGCACATTCAACAGTCTGTACACGGGCGAGGGTGGCATTGACTTCATCGGTAAGTCAAAGCTCTGGTACTGGATCACCGGCATCCTGCTGATCCTGTCCATCCTCTTCATCGCGCTCCGTGGTTTCTCCCTCAGCATTGACTTCGAGGGTGGCACCAAGATGAACTTGCCGGCGGCTGATCATTCCGTCGAGGCCGTGGAGGAGACCTTCACCGACGCCACCGGGATCACCCCGACCATGGTGCAGGTTGTTGGTTCCGGTGATGCCCGCATCCTGGAAATCCATTCCGAGCGTCTCAACGATGACCAGATTGAGACAGCACGTCTGGCCATCTATGAAGAGTTCGAGCCACTCAACTCCGAGGGTGTGGCCACCCCGGATGCTATCGGTAACTCCACCGTTTCCGAGTCGTGGGGTTCAACCATCACCCAGCGTATGCTCATAGCCCTCGTGGTGTTCCTGGTCCTGGCGGCTGCCTATATCGGGGTCCGCTTGGAACGTGAGATGGCCGTCGCCGCGATGGTCGCCCTCCTCGTGGATGCCGTGGTCATCGCAGGCATCTACGCCACCATCGGCTTTGAGGTTTCCCCGGCGACCGTCATCGGCCTGTTGACTGTGCTGACCTTCTCCATCTATGACACCGTGGTGGTGTTCGACAAGGTGCGAGAAAACACGGAAGGCTATGAACATTCGCTCCGGCGAACGTATTCAGAACAGGCGAACCTGGCGGTCAACCAGACCTTCATGCGTTCCATCTCCACCACGATCATCTCCGCCCTGCCGATCATCGCCCTGATGGTGGTTGCGGTGGGGTTGATGGGAGTGGGAACCTTGAAGGACCTCGCGCTGATCCAGCTCATCGGCGTGATCGAGGGCACCTTCTCCTCGGTGTTCCTGGCGACCCCGATCCTGGTGTACCTGAAGAACCGCTCGGCGAAGACGAAGCGCCACAACGCCGCGGTTGCCGCGGCCAGGAACCCGGAGCTTGTCGACGCCACCGTCACCGCCGCTTCCGTATCCGCCGGAGACACCCCGCTGGATCCGACAGTGGGTGGGAAGCGAACCGTCGCAAAGCCCATCGCCCCGGACAACCCCGGGCAATCAGGTGGTACCTGGCGGCCAGGCCGAAGCTGA
- the pdxS gene encoding pyridoxal 5'-phosphate synthase lyase subunit PdxS, producing MSAPTTNANPRVKAGFADRFKGGVIMDVVNAEQARIAEASGATAVMALERVPADIRAQGGVSRMSDPDMIDGIIEAVSIPVMAKARIGHFVEAQVLQSLGVDFIDESEVLTPADYTNHIDKFAFEVPFVCGATNLGEALRRINEGACMIRSKGEAGTGDVSNAVTHMRTIRAEINRLKSMAEDELFVAAKELQAPYELVVSVAREGKLPVPLFTAGGIATPADAAMMMQLGADGVFVGSGIFKSGNPEQRARAVVEATQNYTDPDTIARVSRGLGEAMVGINVDDLPVSHRLSERGW from the coding sequence GTGTCCGCACCAACAACCAACGCCAACCCACGTGTGAAGGCCGGCTTCGCCGACCGTTTCAAGGGCGGCGTGATCATGGATGTCGTCAATGCCGAGCAGGCACGTATCGCAGAGGCCTCCGGCGCCACCGCGGTCATGGCGCTTGAGCGCGTCCCAGCTGATATCCGTGCCCAGGGTGGGGTATCCCGCATGTCCGACCCTGACATGATCGATGGCATCATCGAGGCCGTCAGCATTCCCGTGATGGCCAAGGCCCGCATCGGCCATTTCGTGGAGGCACAGGTTCTTCAGTCCCTCGGTGTTGATTTCATTGATGAGTCTGAGGTTCTGACCCCCGCCGATTACACCAACCACATCGACAAGTTCGCTTTCGAGGTGCCCTTCGTCTGTGGTGCCACCAACCTGGGCGAGGCTCTGCGCCGCATCAACGAGGGTGCCTGCATGATTCGCTCCAAGGGTGAGGCCGGCACTGGAGATGTCTCCAACGCTGTGACCCACATGCGCACCATCCGCGCGGAGATCAACCGTCTGAAGTCCATGGCTGAGGATGAACTGTTCGTGGCCGCCAAGGAGCTGCAGGCTCCCTATGAGCTCGTGGTCAGCGTGGCCCGCGAGGGTAAGTTGCCTGTTCCGCTGTTCACCGCCGGTGGCATTGCGACCCCCGCAGACGCCGCCATGATGATGCAGCTGGGAGCTGATGGCGTGTTCGTCGGTTCCGGCATCTTCAAGTCAGGAAACCCGGAGCAGCGCGCCCGCGCCGTGGTCGAGGCGACCCAGAACTACACTGATCCGGACACCATCGCCCGGGTTTCCCGTGGACTGGGCGAGGCCATGGTGGGCATCAACGTGGATGACCTTCCCGTGTCCCACCGTCTGTCCGAGCGCGGCTGGTAA
- the ruvB gene encoding Holliday junction branch migration DNA helicase RuvB — protein MGDVERTEFEIPGGIPPRRNGGTGRDPDAGIDVNVQPEDVQAEITLRPKSLTEFIGQPKVRDQLSLVLTGAKRRGVVPDHVLLSGPPGLGKTTMAMIIAQELGTSLRMTSGPALERAGDLAAMLSNLMEGDVLFIDEIHRIARPAEEMLYMAMEDFRIDVIVGKGPGATSIPLEIPPFTLVGATTRSGMLTGPLRDRFGFTAQMEFYDVDDLTRVVKRTAQILQVGIDADAAVEIASRSRGTPRIANRLLRRVRDFAEVHADGHITLGAANAALIVFDVDELGLDRLDRAVLDALIRGHGGGPVGVNTLAVAVGEEPATVEEVCEPYLVRAGMIARTGRGRVATAAAWRHLGLEPPEGTIGDY, from the coding sequence ATGGGCGACGTGGAACGCACCGAATTTGAGATCCCCGGGGGAATCCCCCCGAGGAGAAATGGTGGAACCGGACGTGACCCGGACGCCGGAATAGATGTCAACGTTCAACCCGAGGACGTCCAGGCGGAAATCACGCTCCGCCCGAAGTCCCTCACGGAGTTCATCGGACAGCCCAAGGTGAGGGATCAGCTGAGCCTGGTTCTCACCGGCGCCAAGAGACGCGGGGTGGTCCCCGACCATGTGCTGCTCTCTGGCCCACCCGGCCTGGGAAAAACCACCATGGCCATGATCATCGCGCAGGAACTGGGTACCAGCCTGCGTATGACATCAGGACCCGCGCTGGAACGTGCCGGTGACCTCGCAGCGATGCTGTCCAACCTCATGGAGGGCGATGTGCTCTTCATCGACGAGATCCACCGCATCGCCCGTCCCGCGGAGGAAATGCTCTACATGGCGATGGAGGATTTCCGCATTGATGTCATCGTGGGCAAGGGCCCCGGTGCCACTTCCATCCCCCTGGAGATCCCACCGTTCACCCTCGTCGGGGCAACCACCCGTTCCGGCATGCTCACCGGACCACTGCGTGACCGTTTCGGTTTCACAGCGCAGATGGAATTCTATGACGTCGATGACCTTACCCGGGTAGTCAAGCGCACAGCGCAGATTCTTCAGGTCGGTATCGATGCCGACGCCGCGGTGGAGATCGCCTCCCGATCCCGTGGCACCCCACGTATCGCCAACCGACTCCTCCGCCGGGTACGGGACTTCGCTGAGGTCCACGCTGACGGGCACATCACACTGGGAGCCGCCAATGCAGCACTCATCGTCTTCGACGTTGATGAACTGGGCCTGGACCGCCTGGACCGCGCTGTGCTGGATGCCCTCATCCGCGGACACGGTGGTGGACCGGTCGGAGTGAACACCCTCGCCGTCGCTGTGGGTGAAGAACCCGCCACGGTGGAGGAGGTCTGCGAACCCTACCTGGTGCGCGCCGGGATGATCGCCCGGACCGGTCGTGGGCGGGTGGCTACCGCTGCCGCCTGGCGTCATCTGGGTCTGGAACCTCCTGAAGGCACCATCGGGGACTACTAG
- the yajC gene encoding preprotein translocase subunit YajC: MELLLLLFLLVILALPTILMSRRQRAKMAEIQKLQDALQPGDRVVTTAGLHAIVVSVSEELVDLEIAPGLVTSWEKMAVVRVVQPTGGIAMDNQAPGATPVNPGDRMDEHPENFRINNEDDRPSGHPENR, translated from the coding sequence ATGGAATTACTTCTACTTCTCTTCCTTCTGGTCATCCTCGCCTTGCCGACCATCCTCATGAGCCGTCGTCAGCGGGCGAAGATGGCCGAAATCCAGAAGTTGCAGGATGCACTGCAGCCGGGGGACAGGGTTGTCACCACCGCCGGACTCCATGCCATCGTGGTGTCCGTGTCGGAGGAGCTGGTGGACCTGGAGATCGCTCCAGGCCTGGTCACCTCGTGGGAGAAGATGGCTGTGGTCCGGGTGGTTCAGCCGACCGGTGGAATCGCCATGGATAATCAGGCTCCCGGCGCCACCCCGGTTAATCCTGGTGATCGAATGGATGAGCATCCGGAGAACTTCCGCATCAACAATGAGGATGACCGTCCCTCGGGCCACCCCGAGAACCGCTGA